From the Acidilutibacter cellobiosedens genome, one window contains:
- a CDS encoding SpoIIE family protein phosphatase, with product MLEKNKVSYFEDQIKNFNMLNYHVLEGMADWVRVIDRNGTIIYANKTMKGALGTEIVGKKCYEALGKIRPCSFCITERSIATGEIIQKEENVGDRIFSVKSSPVSDSDGNIYAAVEVFRDVTRERKLEKELREKTKKLNKDITFAKILQEKILPRKGSYNNIKINYLYKPCEMLSGDMFDVFYIDKDNIGIYISDVAGHGITASMMTMFIRQTMRAIKDDILSPSKTLTELHKRFIDLNLDDEKYLTIFYGIFNCSTDTFKYANGGHNCIPILFDDNNVELLKMKGYPISYLFDEIHYNENMVQLKNGDRILFYTDGILEVRNKNKEEFGEKRIIEAVKEAPESPIKNIENKANSYMYGDQKDDFALVLMKVEK from the coding sequence ATGTTGGAAAAGAACAAAGTTAGTTATTTTGAAGACCAAATAAAAAATTTCAATATGCTTAATTATCACGTTCTTGAGGGAATGGCGGACTGGGTCAGAGTTATAGACAGAAATGGGACAATTATATATGCAAATAAGACCATGAAAGGTGCTCTGGGAACAGAAATTGTAGGGAAAAAATGTTATGAAGCTCTTGGTAAAATTAGGCCCTGTAGTTTTTGCATTACTGAAAGAAGTATCGCAACAGGGGAAATTATACAAAAAGAAGAAAATGTCGGAGATCGTATTTTTTCTGTTAAGAGTTCACCTGTATCAGATTCCGATGGTAACATATATGCCGCGGTGGAAGTGTTTAGGGATGTCACAAGAGAAAGAAAATTAGAGAAGGAGTTGAGGGAAAAGACTAAAAAACTCAACAAAGATATTACATTTGCAAAGATTCTTCAAGAAAAAATTCTTCCCAGAAAGGGCTCCTATAATAATATTAAAATCAACTATTTATACAAGCCATGTGAAATGCTCAGCGGAGATATGTTTGATGTTTTTTATATAGACAAGGACAATATAGGCATATATATAAGTGATGTGGCTGGCCACGGGATTACCGCGTCAATGATGACCATGTTTATAAGACAGACCATGAGAGCAATAAAAGATGATATACTCAGTCCTTCTAAAACCTTAACGGAACTTCATAAAAGATTTATAGATTTAAACTTAGATGATGAAAAATATCTTACAATATTCTATGGCATCTTTAATTGTTCTACCGATACATTTAAATACGCAAATGGCGGACATAATTGTATTCCCATATTATTTGATGATAATAATGTGGAATTGCTGAAGATGAAAGGATATCCAATTTCTTACTTATTTGATGAAATACATTATAATGAGAATATGGTTCAACTGAAAAATGGAGATAGAATACTTTTTTATACAGATGGAATATTAGAAGTAAGAAATAAAAATAAAGAAGAATTCGGAGAGAAAAGAATAATAGAAGCAGTTAAAGAGGCTCCCGAAAGCCCTATAAAAAACATAGAAAACAAAGCTAATTCGTATATGTATGGAGATCAAAAAGATGATTTTGCATTGGTGTTAATGAAGGTAGAAAAGTGA
- a CDS encoding methyl-accepting chemotaxis protein: MESKTTKENTKNKDNNLSKIKIGLITHLVINLLISTLISNGLYVLLAEHMNVSPNFIMLIFSFVNIIIFLLITYFSISRWLVKFFKAIEPVIEEISRGNLNEISLFNGKNKFSGITDSLSKANSNIKNMITGITQNSEVLSKNAKDLSDIVEDTTQAVEQIASSVNDIASGSEDTSKNITELSEAISNLTTLSQNTEKNTQLATDLSASMAKSAEKGSKDMEKIIDKVSLIDSSTKNTSGIIENLNEQIKNIENIVVIINQIAEQTNLLALNAAIEAARAGESGKGFAVVADEIRKLADETHTYSDEISKITNSVTGSSKSAVDSIEKVSGIVNESVEVADLTKASFEELVEKFDKINLSIVEIAEASKEVRNNSEYILERATEISAISEETTAASQTSSEAIDKNLAAMEEITSSIESLSEIADKLNKMVEKFNV; this comes from the coding sequence ATGGAAAGCAAAACTACAAAGGAAAACACAAAAAATAAAGATAACAATCTATCTAAAATTAAAATAGGACTTATAACACATTTAGTAATTAACTTACTTATAAGTACCTTAATATCAAATGGATTATACGTCTTATTAGCAGAACATATGAATGTTAGTCCTAATTTTATAATGTTAATTTTTTCATTTGTAAACATAATTATTTTCTTATTAATAACCTATTTCTCAATTAGCCGTTGGCTTGTAAAGTTCTTCAAAGCTATCGAACCGGTTATTGAAGAAATCTCTAGAGGCAACTTAAACGAAATAAGTTTATTCAACGGTAAAAATAAATTCAGTGGAATCACGGATTCATTAAGCAAGGCTAATTCAAATATAAAAAATATGATTACAGGAATAACACAGAATTCTGAGGTATTATCTAAAAACGCCAAAGATCTGTCTGATATTGTCGAAGATACTACTCAGGCAGTGGAACAAATCGCTTCCAGTGTTAACGATATAGCCTCCGGTTCAGAAGATACATCAAAAAATATTACTGAATTAAGCGAAGCCATATCCAATCTTACTACTCTTTCACAAAATACAGAAAAAAATACTCAATTGGCTACGGACCTTTCAGCTTCCATGGCCAAATCAGCAGAAAAAGGTAGCAAAGATATGGAAAAGATAATCGATAAGGTAAGTTTAATTGATTCTTCTACCAAAAATACTTCAGGAATAATCGAAAATCTTAATGAACAAATTAAAAACATTGAAAATATAGTAGTAATCATAAACCAAATAGCAGAACAAACGAATCTTCTTGCATTAAATGCGGCAATTGAAGCAGCAAGAGCAGGAGAATCAGGAAAGGGATTTGCTGTAGTGGCAGATGAAATAAGAAAACTTGCCGACGAAACCCATACATATTCAGATGAGATATCCAAAATTACAAATTCCGTTACAGGAAGCAGTAAAAGTGCTGTAGACAGCATTGAAAAGGTAAGCGGAATAGTTAATGAAAGTGTAGAAGTCGCTGATTTAACTAAAGCTTCTTTTGAAGAATTGGTGGAAAAATTCGATAAGATCAATCTTTCAATAGTCGAAATTGCGGAAGCTTCTAAAGAGGTAAGAAATAATAGCGAATATATCCTTGAAAGAGCTACGGAAATATCCGCTATATCAGAAGAAACTACTGCAGCATCTCAAACCAGTTCGGAAGCAATAGATAAAAATCTTGCAGCCATGGAGGAAATCACCTCTTCCATTGAAAGCTTATCGGAAATTGCAGATAAACTAAATAAAATGGTAGAAAAATTTAATGTATAA